From a single Nostoc sp. MS1 genomic region:
- a CDS encoding NmrA family NAD(P)-binding protein, translated as MPIVVTTPTGNIGHQVVRELLDAGKFLRVITRHPDKLTDAVRAQAEVIQGSTDDAEVLIRAFDGAEAMFWCVPQSHTLENLLDYYMRFTKAAAIAIDQTQIPRVVSVSSGGKGLAKNAGAISALHAMEDLLNETSVAMRHLRCGSFMENFLWQAGAIAHQGKFFYPLPGDYSIPMVSTFDIGTIAAQWLMKQDWKGVQGVAVHGAEELSLNQSAEVFSDVLGKTIQFQQIPPEVYYELMLKHGSSPAFAQGLVDLFAEVAKGIYQAEPRTLETTTSTTLRQWATKVMVPAVAKYSAQMSD; from the coding sequence ATGCCGATTGTTGTCACAACTCCAACTGGAAACATTGGCCATCAGGTCGTGCGCGAATTGTTAGATGCCGGGAAGTTTCTACGTGTCATTACCCGTCATCCTGACAAGTTGACCGATGCTGTTCGCGCTCAAGCTGAGGTAATTCAAGGATCAACTGATGATGCTGAAGTACTTATTCGAGCATTTGATGGGGCTGAGGCAATGTTTTGGTGTGTTCCGCAAAGCCATACTCTGGAAAATTTACTAGACTATTACATGCGATTTACGAAAGCTGCCGCCATCGCCATTGATCAAACTCAAATCCCCCGTGTTGTTTCGGTTTCTAGTGGTGGTAAAGGCCTTGCTAAAAATGCAGGTGCGATTTCTGCCTTACATGCAATGGAAGATTTGCTGAATGAGACAAGTGTAGCTATGCGGCATTTGCGCTGTGGTAGCTTTATGGAAAATTTTCTGTGGCAAGCAGGCGCGATCGCGCATCAAGGAAAATTCTTTTATCCACTACCCGGTGACTACTCAATTCCAATGGTGTCAACCTTTGACATTGGAACAATTGCTGCTCAATGGCTTATGAAGCAGGATTGGAAAGGAGTTCAGGGGGTTGCAGTACATGGTGCTGAAGAGTTATCGCTAAATCAATCTGCCGAGGTTTTCAGTGATGTTCTCGGTAAAACTATTCAGTTTCAACAAATCCCACCTGAAGTTTACTATGAGTTAATGCTGAAGCACGGTTCAAGTCCAGCGTTTGCTCAAGGTTTGGTTGATTTATTCGCAGAAGTTGCAAAAGGTATCTACCAGGCTGAACCTCGCACATTAGAAACGACAACTTCCACGACTTTACGGCAATGGGCAACAAAGGTGATGGTTCCTGCTGTAGCCAAGTACTCTGCTCAAATGTCGGATTAA
- a CDS encoding AraC family transcriptional regulator, producing the protein MLIPDLLTDILQTMRLEHTILCRCELNAPWGIRFPVQVGQAAFHIVTQGQCWLRINDHAKPLFLATGDFVMFPHGHEHIICDTLSSPITDFEDTSIMRPNHGYKSICFGGNGLPIELLAGCFQVKGDRRNPLLASLPSVIHVRSDHGQLVPWLETTLHYITAELAISHLGFQTVIARLVDVLFIQAVRAYVASTSNDQPNLLHALTDAQMVIALSLIHRSPEKPWTVASLAEQLPMSRSAFSARFTQLVGQPPMQYLTTWRMVKATELLRESRLRLKDVATLVGYESEISFSKAFKRWSGVAPSFYRQNYSA; encoded by the coding sequence ATGCTAATTCCAGATTTGTTGACCGATATTTTACAAACGATGCGCCTAGAACACACGATTTTGTGTCGCTGTGAGCTAAATGCACCTTGGGGAATCCGCTTTCCCGTACAAGTAGGACAAGCGGCGTTTCACATTGTTACACAAGGGCAATGCTGGCTTCGGATTAACGACCATGCAAAACCTCTATTTCTAGCCACTGGGGATTTTGTCATGTTTCCCCACGGACATGAACATATCATTTGCGATACGCTCTCTAGCCCGATTACCGATTTTGAAGATACGTCGATCATGCGACCGAATCATGGCTATAAAAGCATTTGTTTTGGTGGAAATGGCTTACCGATTGAGCTGCTAGCAGGTTGTTTTCAAGTCAAAGGCGATCGCCGTAATCCCTTGTTGGCCTCGCTGCCTAGTGTGATTCACGTCCGTAGCGATCATGGACAGCTAGTTCCTTGGTTAGAAACAACGTTGCACTACATTACAGCCGAACTTGCTATAAGTCACCTTGGCTTTCAAACTGTAATTGCACGACTCGTTGATGTCCTTTTCATACAAGCTGTTCGTGCCTATGTTGCCAGCACTTCTAATGATCAGCCCAACTTGTTACACGCCCTAACAGATGCACAGATGGTAATTGCTTTATCGTTAATACATCGATCCCCTGAAAAGCCTTGGACTGTGGCATCCCTGGCAGAACAATTACCAATGTCTCGATCTGCGTTTTCAGCTCGTTTTACTCAACTGGTTGGACAACCGCCAATGCAATATCTCACAACTTGGCGCATGGTCAAAGCAACAGAATTATTGCGCGAAAGCCGATTAAGGCTAAAAGATGTGGCTACTCTGGTGGGTTATGAATCCGAAATATCTTTTAGCAAAGCATTTAAGCGGTGGTCTGGCGTTGCCCCCAGTTTTTATCGTCAGAATTACTCTGCATAA
- the acsF gene encoding magnesium-protoporphyrin IX monomethyl ester (oxidative) cyclase, which produces MVDSLKKPGFEEIRPGIKVPAKETLLTPRFYTTDFDEMARMDISVNEDELRAILEEFRVDYNRHHFVRDAEFEQSWDHIDGDTRRLFVEFLERSCTAEFSGFLLYKELGRRLKDKSPVLAECFNLMSRDEARHAGFLNKAMSDFNLSLDLGFLTKSRNYTFFKPKFIFYATYLSEKIGYWRYITIYRHLEAHPEDRIYPIFRFFENWCQDENRHGDFFDAIMKSQPQMLNDWKAKLWSRFFLLSVFATMYLNDIQRKDFYATLGLDAREYDIYVIKKTNETAGRVFPVMLDVDSPEFYERLDKCVENNEKLEAIANSKTPKFLQLFQKLPVLASTGWQLLRLYFMKPIDAVSAQGAAR; this is translated from the coding sequence ATGGTAGATTCCCTAAAAAAGCCAGGCTTTGAAGAAATACGGCCCGGAATTAAAGTCCCGGCCAAGGAAACTCTATTAACACCCCGGTTTTATACCACTGATTTTGATGAGATGGCACGGATGGACATATCCGTCAACGAAGACGAGTTGAGAGCCATTCTCGAAGAGTTCCGTGTTGACTATAACCGTCATCACTTTGTACGGGATGCCGAGTTTGAACAATCCTGGGATCACATTGACGGGGATACTCGCCGCTTGTTCGTAGAATTTTTAGAACGGTCTTGTACGGCAGAGTTCTCCGGCTTTTTACTCTACAAGGAACTCGGTCGCCGTTTAAAAGATAAAAGCCCCGTTTTGGCTGAATGCTTTAACCTGATGTCACGGGATGAAGCACGCCACGCTGGCTTCTTGAACAAAGCGATGTCAGATTTTAACCTGTCTCTTGATTTAGGATTTTTAACCAAGAGCCGCAATTATACCTTCTTTAAGCCAAAATTCATTTTCTACGCGACCTATCTTTCAGAAAAGATTGGTTACTGGCGCTATATCACCATTTATCGCCACTTAGAAGCGCATCCTGAAGACAGAATTTATCCAATTTTCCGTTTCTTTGAAAATTGGTGTCAGGATGAAAACCGTCACGGCGATTTCTTTGATGCGATTATGAAATCCCAGCCGCAAATGCTGAATGACTGGAAGGCGAAGCTATGGAGTCGCTTCTTCTTGTTGTCGGTGTTTGCCACCATGTATCTCAACGATATCCAACGTAAGGACTTCTACGCTACCCTTGGTCTAGATGCACGGGAATACGACATCTACGTAATTAAGAAAACCAATGAAACCGCAGGTAGAGTCTTCCCCGTAATGCTGGATGTAGATAGTCCAGAGTTTTACGAACGTTTGGATAAATGTGTTGAGAATAACGAAAAGCTGGAAGCGATCGCTAACTCCAAAACACCCAAATTCCTGCAATTATTCCAAAAATTACCAGTATTGGCTTCTACTGGCTGGCAATTATTACGCCTGTACTTCATGAAGCCAATTGATGCTGTTTCTGCCCAAGGCGCAGCTCGTTAA
- a CDS encoding DUF2996 domain-containing protein, producing MADPTNQNQADAIPSTVEQKAPSVSEENAPSTSEAVATNIPTANTPDPASANPETNPNAAKPAEKPAPAAAKAAKKEKAPSVEDKPFVEFMEQDYLPALQKAIASEGVKDLQLSFAKQKLPVAGLSSSEECWQVIGSWQGGQRQFNVYFPDEDIQGKKGFSCNEGRRPSTLESFLIDERKITLDMLVSRLVYRLNGQKWLGRN from the coding sequence ATGGCAGACCCAACAAATCAAAATCAAGCAGACGCGATCCCCAGTACCGTTGAACAGAAAGCGCCCTCTGTCTCTGAAGAAAACGCCCCCAGCACTAGCGAAGCAGTAGCGACAAATATTCCTACTGCCAACACGCCAGATCCGGCATCTGCGAACCCGGAGACTAACCCCAACGCGGCTAAACCCGCAGAAAAACCTGCCCCAGCCGCAGCCAAAGCCGCAAAGAAAGAGAAAGCCCCATCTGTGGAAGACAAGCCATTTGTCGAGTTCATGGAGCAAGATTATTTGCCAGCTTTGCAAAAAGCGATCGCCTCTGAGGGCGTAAAAGATTTACAGCTTTCTTTCGCCAAGCAGAAGCTTCCTGTCGCTGGTTTGTCATCCTCTGAAGAATGTTGGCAAGTAATTGGTAGTTGGCAAGGTGGCCAGCGCCAGTTTAATGTGTATTTCCCCGATGAAGATATTCAGGGCAAAAAAGGTTTTTCCTGCAATGAAGGCAGAAGACCTAGCACTCTAGAATCATTTTTAATCGACGAGCGCAAAATTACCCTTGATATGTTGGTATCTCGTCTTGTCTACCGCTTGAATGGTCAAAAATGGTTAGGTAGGAATTAA
- a CDS encoding ankyrin repeat domain-containing protein, with product MTDNNDILLLKAAKSGDIKGLGVLLAGGAKVDACDRDGTTALMFAANLGYTEIVRSLLDAGASVNLSRKRYGLTALMLAASANQVDIVQLLISRGADVNATNEDGSTALMAAALKGYVEVVRLLLAASADVNITDKDDDTALKLALKQGQGAVVQLILQSGADASTPDEAGDTLLMLAADLGHLHVVQVLLEAGVDVNQANKDGSTALLAAVAAGNQAIVETLLDRGAQINHQDQDGETALHIATVEGYSDVLQMLLNRGANIQIKNNLGDTPLLVAALQGHHEIVETLLNSGASLNDKNLGETSLTLAVSQGHTETVRILLNYGADANIPAGDGKSPLIKATERNHPGIIQLLLAKGANINYQDTVGATALIWAAAGGYNKAVQILLESGADTNLKNRGGYTALMIAEFNGFRSIVQSLKQAGAQE from the coding sequence ATGACTGATAATAACGATATTTTATTGCTAAAGGCTGCGAAAAGCGGTGATATCAAAGGTTTGGGTGTACTGCTGGCGGGTGGCGCTAAGGTAGATGCGTGCGATCGCGATGGTACTACAGCATTAATGTTTGCTGCTAATCTAGGGTACACAGAAATAGTGCGATCGCTTCTAGATGCTGGGGCAAGTGTAAATTTATCCAGAAAGCGCTATGGTTTAACAGCTTTGATGTTGGCTGCTAGTGCAAATCAAGTTGATATTGTGCAACTTTTAATATCTAGGGGTGCTGATGTCAATGCTACCAATGAAGATGGTAGTACAGCTTTAATGGCCGCAGCCCTAAAAGGTTATGTAGAAGTGGTGCGGCTTTTGTTAGCTGCTAGTGCTGATGTCAATATTACAGATAAAGATGATGATACTGCTTTAAAACTGGCACTGAAGCAAGGACAGGGGGCTGTGGTGCAGTTAATTTTACAAAGCGGTGCAGATGCTAGTACCCCAGACGAAGCAGGAGATACGCTGTTGATGTTAGCAGCAGATTTAGGACATTTGCATGTGGTACAAGTGTTACTGGAAGCGGGAGTTGATGTTAATCAAGCAAATAAAGACGGTAGTACAGCATTATTAGCAGCTGTAGCCGCAGGTAATCAAGCGATCGTAGAAACTTTACTAGATAGAGGCGCACAGATAAATCATCAAGACCAAGATGGAGAAACCGCCCTACATATTGCCACAGTAGAGGGGTATAGTGATGTGCTACAAATGTTACTCAACAGAGGTGCAAATATCCAAATTAAAAACAACTTGGGCGATACACCATTATTAGTAGCAGCATTGCAGGGACATCATGAGATAGTCGAAACACTACTAAATTCTGGCGCAAGTTTAAATGACAAAAATCTAGGTGAAACATCTTTAACCTTAGCCGTATCTCAAGGTCACACCGAGACAGTGAGGATATTGTTAAACTACGGTGCTGATGCCAATATTCCCGCAGGTGATGGTAAAAGCCCTTTAATTAAAGCTACAGAACGAAATCATCCAGGAATCATTCAGTTATTACTGGCGAAAGGTGCTAATATCAATTACCAAGACACTGTGGGCGCTACCGCTTTAATTTGGGCTGCTGCTGGTGGTTACAACAAAGCGGTGCAAATCTTGCTAGAAAGTGGGGCTGATACAAATTTAAAAAATCGTGGTGGCTATACAGCTTTGATGATTGCCGAATTTAATGGCTTTAGGAGTATAGTCCAAAGTTTAAAGCAAGCTGGAGCGCAGGAGTGA
- a CDS encoding virulence-associated E family protein codes for MKSINPILTQTSDYSQAEAFINAIVGGSAVTWQTFDDSENKDKALTQCWHDTLVSSWNKLQRLNDQGAGVFVTIQETDGTGKRTTDNITRVRALFIDCDNGIPDSWHLQPSIIVNTSTNKCHAYWLLSEPVIMSAEVFRSCQERLITHYESDKAIKDLARVMRLPGLLHNKQTPTLVSISEASGIRYTVDQILEGLPELTPAKPKQTKAEVSKPNYSDVPANTNFRETLENFANKLKQAKEGERNSTLNISKYTLAGLFPDKLEAIDECLFTIATDYLGLSEEETRCTLASASKGTEKPITLMNNGGSRSKGNQMRQELSEFFGEDLQWDEMENQLRFRGVHMSIERLQELAEQELDRDYPDSKFERFSVVYAEQRSYHPVRAYLQSLTVANDAEPILSAFFQAIGVDKKLHRIYWRRWLISAVARALSPGCKADNALVLQGGQGIGKTTLLQDIFGKQFFQTVGEHKSQVDEILSMHNSWCCEYGEIENALSQKDIASIKAFLSKEDDLFRRPYGKASQRYSRSFVVAGTTNKTEFLKDTTGNRRFWVVNITQQVDRKAVQEMRDDLWSAILKLYLDGEQWELTNAEKLMSAEDTAQYEQENPWTERIATYITHHNPCTLADIMENALGFDTSRLNDKKAQMEVGAVLSKLGATKRRVGQKKVTYWSLPTLDMLTSEDVKTTETYEEVY; via the coding sequence ATGAAATCTATTAACCCTATTCTAACCCAAACCTCTGACTACTCGCAAGCTGAAGCCTTCATAAATGCAATTGTGGGTGGTTCTGCTGTCACTTGGCAGACCTTCGACGATAGCGAGAACAAAGACAAAGCGTTAACCCAATGCTGGCATGATACCTTAGTAAGTTCTTGGAACAAACTACAGCGACTAAATGACCAAGGCGCAGGCGTGTTTGTCACTATTCAGGAGACAGACGGCACAGGCAAGCGTACAACAGATAACATTACTCGCGTTCGCGCTCTCTTTATCGACTGTGACAACGGTATTCCTGACAGTTGGCACTTGCAGCCATCCATCATAGTAAACACCAGCACTAACAAATGTCATGCTTATTGGCTCCTGAGTGAACCTGTAATCATGTCGGCTGAAGTGTTCAGAAGTTGTCAGGAGAGACTAATTACTCACTATGAATCTGATAAGGCTATTAAAGACTTGGCGCGAGTGATGAGACTGCCAGGACTACTGCACAACAAACAAACGCCTACTCTGGTATCTATCAGCGAAGCTTCAGGCATACGTTACACAGTAGACCAAATACTAGAAGGACTACCAGAGCTAACACCAGCCAAACCTAAGCAAACCAAAGCAGAGGTAAGCAAGCCCAACTACTCTGATGTTCCCGCTAACACCAACTTCAGAGAGACATTAGAAAACTTCGCCAACAAACTAAAGCAAGCGAAGGAAGGCGAACGTAACAGCACACTGAACATAAGCAAGTACACCTTAGCTGGCTTGTTCCCAGACAAACTAGAAGCTATCGACGAGTGTCTGTTTACTATCGCTACCGACTACTTAGGTCTGTCTGAAGAAGAAACTAGATGCACGTTAGCCAGTGCCAGCAAAGGGACAGAAAAGCCGATTACACTAATGAACAATGGTGGCAGCAGAAGCAAAGGCAATCAGATGAGACAAGAGCTTTCTGAGTTCTTTGGAGAAGATTTGCAATGGGACGAGATGGAAAACCAATTAAGGTTTCGCGGTGTTCACATGAGCATCGAAAGACTACAAGAGTTGGCAGAGCAAGAACTAGACAGAGACTACCCTGACAGCAAGTTCGAGAGATTCTCTGTAGTTTACGCTGAACAACGCTCATATCACCCAGTTCGTGCTTACTTGCAGAGCTTAACTGTTGCCAACGATGCTGAACCTATCCTTAGTGCTTTCTTCCAAGCTATCGGAGTTGACAAAAAGCTACACAGAATCTACTGGCGACGTTGGCTAATTTCTGCTGTTGCACGTGCGTTGTCTCCAGGTTGTAAGGCTGATAATGCTTTGGTGTTACAAGGTGGACAAGGCATTGGTAAGACAACACTACTACAAGACATCTTCGGTAAACAATTCTTCCAAACCGTAGGCGAACATAAGAGCCAAGTAGACGAAATCCTGAGTATGCACAATAGTTGGTGCTGTGAGTACGGAGAGATAGAGAACGCATTAAGCCAGAAAGATATCGCCAGCATTAAAGCATTCCTAAGTAAAGAAGACGACCTCTTTAGACGACCATACGGTAAAGCAAGCCAACGTTATTCACGCTCTTTTGTAGTCGCTGGTACAACAAATAAGACTGAGTTTCTTAAGGACACTACAGGCAACAGACGGTTCTGGGTAGTTAACATAACTCAGCAAGTAGACAGGAAAGCAGTACAAGAGATGAGAGACGACTTATGGAGCGCGATTCTAAAGCTGTACTTAGACGGTGAACAATGGGAGCTAACCAACGCTGAAAAACTAATGTCTGCTGAAGACACAGCCCAATATGAACAAGAGAATCCCTGGACTGAACGTATAGCAACCTACATAACACACCATAACCCATGTACCCTTGCTGACATTATGGAAAATGCTTTAGGTTTCGACACTAGCAGACTAAACGATAAGAAAGCACAAATGGAAGTCGGCGCGGTGTTGTCTAAACTGGGAGCAACAAAACGAAGGGTAGGTCAGAAGAAAGTTACCTACTGGTCACTGCCAACACTTGACATGCTAACCAGTGAAGACGTAAAGACCACTGAGACTTACGAAGAAGTGTACTAA
- a CDS encoding recombinase family protein gives MKTTKKVKANPNAVVIYLRVSTDEQGKSGLGLDAQLDACKRLCEQRQLTIVGVFSEIISGKVDPRERPVFMQALTEAQKHGASLLVSKQDRFSREVFHVSGYVNNYFFGSQTPALIAADSPNASPMEIYLKAMVSEQERQAISQRTKDALAQLKKQGKQLGKAGRQAHSEKAQQATEAAIQRALELRQLGKSLEAVADTLNTEGFTTSRGTHWTKQALSKRLSKSA, from the coding sequence ATGAAGACTACTAAGAAAGTAAAAGCCAACCCAAACGCTGTTGTTATCTACCTAAGAGTCAGCACAGACGAGCAAGGGAAATCAGGCTTAGGTCTGGACGCTCAGTTAGACGCTTGTAAACGACTGTGCGAACAACGACAGCTAACCATAGTTGGCGTGTTCAGTGAAATCATTAGTGGTAAGGTAGACCCAAGAGAACGCCCAGTGTTCATGCAAGCTCTCACCGAGGCACAGAAACATGGGGCTAGTCTATTGGTGAGCAAACAGGATAGATTCAGCCGTGAGGTTTTCCATGTGTCAGGCTACGTTAACAACTACTTCTTCGGTTCACAAACTCCAGCCCTCATAGCTGCTGACAGTCCTAACGCTTCTCCTATGGAAATCTACCTGAAAGCTATGGTGAGTGAACAAGAGAGACAAGCCATTAGCCAACGCACCAAAGACGCACTAGCCCAACTGAAGAAACAAGGTAAACAACTGGGTAAGGCTGGTAGACAAGCGCACTCAGAGAAGGCACAGCAAGCCACTGAAGCTGCAATACAGAGAGCATTAGAACTAAGACAACTAGGTAAGTCTTTGGAAGCTGTAGCCGACACACTGAACACTGAAGGCTTCACAACTAGCAGGGGTACACACTGGACAAAACAAGCCCTCAGCAAAAGATTAAGTAAGTCAGCTTAA
- a CDS encoding tyrosine-type recombinase/integrase, giving the protein MLVGSCMAPEIGTQKNTSANQSKTDVGLKKANTGEIGIENKQGKLRLRLPRLIVDGSLRYIYTGLADTPENRKKAQIVAWQLEEDIRTGQLDPTLESYKQQFRPKITVVKKVDLLELWASYCEYKRPQLAPTTYQRDYIRKYAHHIRQLPTKDPRDAVAIRDYLLQTLSADTAKRVLTHLAACCNWAVDSGLLEKNPFVGMAGKIRQPTINTTIDPFTTAERDAIIQAFADKRPHYTAFVQFLFLTGCRTGEAIALQWKHISLDCSQITFCESYDSRLNIRKSTKTGKSRKFPCNQVLRELLISIRPASPSPDSLVFPSPNGLPIDNGKFTNQVWRGCRSGRKVYKGILATLVDEGKVQRYRCPYNTRHTFISHCVEAGVPIPQIARWVGNSPEILMRHYAGVVSSLEVPVM; this is encoded by the coding sequence ATGCTAGTTGGCTCCTGTATGGCTCCTGAGATTGGCACACAAAAGAACACATCAGCAAACCAATCGAAAACTGATGTAGGCTTAAAGAAAGCAAACACTGGTGAGATTGGTATAGAAAACAAGCAAGGAAAACTAAGGTTAAGGCTACCGAGACTAATTGTAGACGGTAGCCTTCGTTATATTTACACTGGGTTAGCAGACACACCAGAGAACAGAAAGAAAGCTCAGATAGTCGCTTGGCAGTTAGAAGAAGACATTAGAACAGGACAACTAGACCCAACACTCGAAAGCTATAAGCAGCAGTTCAGACCCAAGATAACAGTAGTTAAGAAGGTAGACTTGTTAGAGTTGTGGGCTAGCTACTGCGAATACAAACGACCTCAGCTAGCACCTACCACTTACCAACGAGATTACATAAGAAAGTACGCTCATCACATCCGACAGCTACCAACAAAAGACCCAAGAGATGCTGTAGCTATCAGAGATTACCTGCTGCAAACACTCAGCGCAGACACAGCCAAACGAGTGCTTACCCATTTAGCAGCCTGCTGTAATTGGGCTGTAGACTCAGGTTTACTGGAGAAGAATCCATTTGTGGGCATGGCTGGGAAGATTAGACAACCCACGATTAACACGACTATAGACCCGTTTACTACAGCAGAACGTGACGCAATCATACAAGCTTTCGCTGACAAACGACCGCACTACACAGCCTTCGTTCAGTTCTTGTTCCTCACTGGTTGCCGAACTGGTGAAGCTATCGCTCTCCAGTGGAAACACATTAGTCTAGATTGCTCTCAGATAACTTTCTGCGAGTCCTATGACAGTAGGCTGAACATTAGAAAATCCACGAAAACAGGTAAGTCTAGGAAATTCCCTTGTAATCAGGTGTTAAGAGAACTGCTGATAAGCATTAGACCAGCTAGTCCTAGTCCTGATTCTCTTGTGTTCCCTAGCCCTAACGGTCTACCCATAGATAACGGTAAGTTTACTAATCAGGTATGGCGCGGGTGTAGGAGTGGTAGGAAGGTTTACAAGGGCATACTCGCTACGCTCGTGGACGAGGGCAAAGTACAGCGTTACAGATGTCCGTATAACACTAGGCACACGTTCATCAGTCATTGTGTAGAGGCTGGTGTACCCATTCCTCAGATAGCTAGATGGGTTGGCAACAGTCCAGAGATACTCATGAGACACTATGCTGGTGTTGTCAGTAGTCTAGAAGTGCCTGTGATGTAG
- the cpdA gene encoding 3',5'-cyclic-AMP phosphodiesterase produces MLNQTMNEKSLISIAQVTDTHLLASENKRLEGIPTTESFLAVIERLEKLKPELDLLLMTGDLSGDATQESYENLQHYLNSLQIATYWLPGNHDNAIAMDTILNLGMVSRRKSFQRGNWHFVLLNSSVPECVHGYLSASTLDWLDSELQTSGSNPTLIALHHTPLTVNSAWLDASCLQNSSEFFAIVDRHPQVKIVLFGHIHQEFHQQRHSINYLGTPSTCYQFQQESPTYVISDELPGFRVLNLYSDGTWETKIERVAYPLPIELVVTASY; encoded by the coding sequence TTGCTAAACCAAACAATGAATGAAAAGTCTCTCATCTCAATTGCTCAAGTCACAGATACGCATTTATTAGCCTCAGAAAATAAAAGGCTAGAAGGAATACCTACTACAGAATCTTTCTTAGCTGTGATTGAGCGGTTAGAAAAACTTAAACCAGAACTAGACTTGCTGTTGATGACGGGAGATTTATCTGGAGATGCTACACAAGAATCTTATGAAAATCTACAACACTATTTGAACTCACTACAAATAGCTACTTACTGGCTACCAGGAAATCATGATAATGCGATCGCTATGGATACTATATTAAATCTAGGCATGGTTTCCCGACGTAAGTCTTTTCAGCGTGGCAATTGGCATTTTGTTCTGCTCAATTCTAGTGTTCCTGAGTGTGTACATGGTTATCTATCGGCTAGTACCTTAGACTGGTTAGACTCTGAGTTACAAACATCAGGTAGCAACCCGACCTTAATAGCACTGCATCATACACCACTAACAGTAAATTCTGCGTGGTTGGATGCTAGTTGTTTGCAAAATTCTTCTGAGTTTTTTGCTATCGTTGATCGTCATCCACAAGTCAAAATAGTTTTATTTGGTCACATTCACCAGGAATTTCACCAGCAACGCCATAGTATTAATTACTTGGGTACTCCCTCAACTTGTTATCAGTTCCAGCAGGAAAGTCCTACCTATGTTATTAGTGATGAATTGCCTGGGTTTCGTGTGTTAAATCTCTACTCTGATGGTACATGGGAGACTAAAATTGAGCGTGTTGCCTATCCTCTACCTATAGAGTTAGTAGTTACAGCATCATACTAG
- a CDS encoding chromophore lyase CpcT/CpeT, translating to MTHSTDIATLARWMAADFSNQAQAFENPPFYAHIRVCMRPLPWEVLSGVGFFVEQSYDYSLNDPYRLRVLKLMTVGDRIHIENYTVKQEENFYGASRNLNLLKTLTNESLEKLPGCNMIVEWTGNSFKGKVEPGKGCIVFRKGQKTYLDSEFEINEEKFISLDRGRDLETDEHIWGSVAGPFYFVRWQSFADEVKISNE from the coding sequence ATGACTCATTCTACAGACATAGCAACTTTAGCACGCTGGATGGCTGCCGATTTTAGCAATCAAGCGCAAGCCTTTGAAAATCCGCCTTTTTATGCCCATATTCGGGTGTGTATGCGTCCCCTACCGTGGGAAGTTCTATCGGGAGTAGGCTTTTTTGTAGAACAATCTTATGATTATAGTCTGAATGATCCCTATCGTTTGCGCGTACTCAAACTGATGACTGTAGGCGATCGCATTCATATTGAAAATTATACAGTTAAGCAAGAAGAAAACTTTTACGGTGCATCTCGTAACCTTAATCTCCTCAAAACCTTAACTAACGAATCTTTAGAAAAATTACCAGGCTGTAACATGATTGTTGAGTGGACTGGTAACAGCTTTAAAGGTAAGGTAGAACCAGGTAAAGGTTGTATTGTTTTCCGCAAAGGACAAAAGACTTATCTAGATAGCGAATTTGAGATTAACGAAGAGAAGTTTATCAGTCTTGACAGAGGTAGAGACTTAGAAACCGATGAACACATCTGGGGTTCTGTTGCTGGCCCATTTTATTTTGTGCGTTGGCAGAGTTTCGCTGATGAAGTGAAAATCAGTAATGAGTGA